A region from the Alnus glutinosa chromosome 5, dhAlnGlut1.1, whole genome shotgun sequence genome encodes:
- the LOC133868363 gene encoding homeobox-leucine zipper protein ATHB-14-like isoform X1, whose translation MALSVYKVSANNQMDTSKYVRYTPEQVEALERVYTECPKPSSLRRQQLIRECPILSNIEPKQIKVWFQNRRCREKQRKEASRLQTVNRKLTAMNKLLMEENDRLQKQVSHLVYENGYMKQQLHSASGTTTDNSCESVVMSGQPQQQQNPTPQHPQRDANNPAGLLAIAEEALAEFLSKATGTAVDWVQMIGMKPGPDSIGIVAVSRNCSGVAARACGLVSLEPTKVAEILKDRPSWFRDCRCLDVLSAIPTGSGGTIELIYMQTYAPTTLAAARDFWTLRYTTSLEDGSLVMCERSLTTSTGGPAGPPNTSFVRAEMLPSGYLIRPCEGGGSIIHIVDHVDLDVWSVPEVLRPLYESSKILAQKMTIAALRHIRQIAQETSGEIQYGGGRQPAVLRTFSQRLCRGFNDAVNGFADDGWSLMSSDGVEDVTIMINSSPNKFLGSQYGTSMFSTFGGGVLCAKASMLLQNVPPALLVRFLREHRSEWADYGVDAYSAACLKASPYAVPCARPGGFPGSQVILPLAHTVEHEEFLEVVRLEGHAFSPEDVALARDMYLLQLCSGVDENAIGACAQLVFAPIDESFADDAPLLPSGFRVIPLDPKSDGPAATRTLDLASTLEVGAGGARPDGEADLNGYNLRSVLTIAFQFTFENHLRDNVAAMARQYVRSVVGSVQRVAMAISPSRLSSHMGPKSLPGSPEALTLARWICRSYRIHTGGELFRVDSQAGDAILKQLWHHSDAILCCSVKTNASPVFTFANQAGLDMLETTLVALQDIMLDKILDEAGRKILCSEFSKIMQQGFAYLPAGICVSSMGRPVSYEQAVAWKVLNDDDSNHCLAFMFINWSFV comes from the exons ATGGCGCTTTCTGTGTACAAAGTTTCAGCAAATAACCAGATGGATACCAGCAAGTACGTGAGGTATACGCCAGAGCAGGTGGAGGCATTGGAGAGGGTGTACACAGAATGCCCAAAGCCTAGCTCTTTGCGAAGGCAACAGCTCATTAGGGAGTGTCCTATTCTTTCCAACATTGAGCCCAAACAGATCAAAGTCTGGTTTCAGAACCGCAG ATGCCGCGAAAAGCAGAGGAAGGAAGCATCTCGTCTCCAGACAGTGAATAGAAAGCTGACTGCCATGAACAAGCTGTTGATGGAAGAGAATGACCGCCTTCAGAAGCAGGTCTCGCATTTGGTTTATGAGAATGGATACATGAAACAGCAACTGCATAGT GCATCTGGAACGACCACAGACAACAGCTGTGAGTCTGTGGTCATGAGTGGTCAGCCCCAACAACAGCAAAACCCAACGCCTCAGCACCCCCAAAGGGATGCTAACAACCCAGCTGG TCTTCTCGCAATTGCTGAGGAGGCCCTGGCAGAGTTCCTTTCCAAGGCTACTGGAACTGCTGTCGACTGGGTTCAGATGATTGGGATGAAG CCTGGTCCGGATTCTATTGGAATCGTTGCTGTTTCCCGCAACTGTAGTGGGGTAGCAGCACGAGCCTGCGGTCTTGTGAGTCTAGAGCCCACAAAG GTCGCTGAAATTCTTAAAGATCGTCCATCATGGTTCCGTGATTGTCGTTGCCTTGATGTACTGAGTGCAATCCCTACAGGAAGTGGAGGGACAATAGAGCTCATATACATGCAG ACTTATGCGCCTACAACATTGGCTGCGGCACGTGACTTCTGGACGTTGAGATATACTACAAGTTTGGAAGATGGAAGTCTTGTG ATGTGCGAGAGATCATTGACGACTTCTACTGGTGGCCCAGCAGGGCCTCCGAATACAAGTTTTGTAAGAGCTGAAATGCTGCCTAGTGGCTATCTAATACGACCTTGTGAGGGCGGTGGCTCCATTATTCACATTGTTGATCATGTCGATTTGGAT GTTTGGAGTGTTCCTGAAGTTCTCAGGCCACTTTATGAATCATCAAAAATTCTTGCTCAGAAAATGACTATCGCT GCCTTGCGACACATACGACAGATTGCACAAGAGACTAGTGGGGAAATTCAATATGGTGGGGGCCGCCAGCCTGCCGTTTTAAGGACATTTAGTCAGAGACTTTGCAG GGGGTTCAATGATGCTGTTAATGGATTTGCGGATGATGGTTGGTCACTTATGAGTAGTGATGGCGTGGAAGATGTGACCATAATGATAAACTCATCTCCAAACAAGTTTCTAGGCTCCCAGTATGGCACATCAATGTTCTCAACTTTTGGAGGAGGGGTGCTGTGTGCCAAGGCATCAATGCTGCTGCAG AATGTTCCCCCTGCCTTGCTTGTTCGTTTTCTGAGGGAGCATCGTTCAGAATGGGCTGACTATGGTGTTGATGCCTACTCGGCTGCATGTCTTAAAGCTAGCCCTTATGCAGTTCCTTGTGCAAGACCTGGTGGTTTCCCTGGTAGCCAGGTCATCTTACCTCTCGCCCATACTGTGGAACATGAGGAG TTCTTGGAGGTAGTTCGGCTAGAGGGTCATGCATTCTCCCCCGAAGATGTGGCATTGGCGCGAGATATGTACTTATTACAG CTTTGCAGTGGAGTTGATGAGAATGCAATTGGTGCCTGTGCTCAGCTCGTCTTTGCACCTATTGATGAATCCTTTGCTGATGATGCTCCTTTGCTGCCATCTGGTTTTCGTGTGATACCTCTGGATCCTAAATCA GATGGGCCAGCTGCAACCCGGACATTGGATTTGGCCTCTACACTTGAAGTAGGAGCTGGTGGTGCCCGTCCAGATGGTGAAGCTGATCTAAACGGTTACAACCTTAGATCAGTCCTGACTATTGCTTTCCAATTTACTTTTGAGAACCACTTGCGGGATAATGTGGCTGCCATGGCTCGCCAGTATGTGCGTAGTGTTGTAGGGTCTGTTCAGAGGGTTGCCATGGCTATTTCCCCCTCCCGCCTTAGCTCCCATATGGGGCCCAAATCCCTTCCTGGTTCACCTGAGGCTCTTACTTTGGCACGCTGGATTTGTCGGAGCTACAG GATCCACACTGGGGGAGAGCTCTTTCGGGTTGACTCTCAAGCTGGCGATGCTATCTTAAAGCAACTCTGGCACCATTCTGATGCAATTCTATGCTGTTCGGTGAAAAcaaat GCATCTCCTGTGTTCACCTTTGCAAACCAGGCTGGACTTGACATGCTTGAAACAACTCTTGTGGCCCTTCAAGACATAATGCTTGACAAGATTCTTGATGAAGCCGGCCGGAAGATTCTCTGTTCTGAGTTCTCCAAGATCATGCAGCAG GGATTTGCATATCTACCAGCAGGAATATGCGTTTCCAGCATGGGCAGGCCGGTGTCTTATGAGCAGGCAGTCGCATGGAAAGTTCTCAACGACGATGATTCGAACCACTGCCTGGCCTTCATGTTTATAAACTGGTCTTTTGTGTGA
- the LOC133868363 gene encoding homeobox-leucine zipper protein ATHB-14-like isoform X3, producing the protein MNKLLMEENDRLQKQVSHLVYENGYMKQQLHSASGTTTDNSCESVVMSGQPQQQQNPTPQHPQRDANNPAGLLAIAEEALAEFLSKATGTAVDWVQMIGMKPGPDSIGIVAVSRNCSGVAARACGLVSLEPTKVAEILKDRPSWFRDCRCLDVLSAIPTGSGGTIELIYMQTYAPTTLAAARDFWTLRYTTSLEDGSLVMCERSLTTSTGGPAGPPNTSFVRAEMLPSGYLIRPCEGGGSIIHIVDHVDLDVWSVPEVLRPLYESSKILAQKMTIAALRHIRQIAQETSGEIQYGGGRQPAVLRTFSQRLCRGFNDAVNGFADDGWSLMSSDGVEDVTIMINSSPNKFLGSQYGTSMFSTFGGGVLCAKASMLLQNVPPALLVRFLREHRSEWADYGVDAYSAACLKASPYAVPCARPGGFPGSQVILPLAHTVEHEEFLEVVRLEGHAFSPEDVALARDMYLLQLCSGVDENAIGACAQLVFAPIDESFADDAPLLPSGFRVIPLDPKSDGPAATRTLDLASTLEVGAGGARPDGEADLNGYNLRSVLTIAFQFTFENHLRDNVAAMARQYVRSVVGSVQRVAMAISPSRLSSHMGPKSLPGSPEALTLARWICRSYRIHTGGELFRVDSQAGDAILKQLWHHSDAILCCSVKTNASPVFTFANQAGLDMLETTLVALQDIMLDKILDEAGRKILCSEFSKIMQQGFAYLPAGICVSSMGRPVSYEQAVAWKVLNDDDSNHCLAFMFINWSFV; encoded by the exons ATGAACAAGCTGTTGATGGAAGAGAATGACCGCCTTCAGAAGCAGGTCTCGCATTTGGTTTATGAGAATGGATACATGAAACAGCAACTGCATAGT GCATCTGGAACGACCACAGACAACAGCTGTGAGTCTGTGGTCATGAGTGGTCAGCCCCAACAACAGCAAAACCCAACGCCTCAGCACCCCCAAAGGGATGCTAACAACCCAGCTGG TCTTCTCGCAATTGCTGAGGAGGCCCTGGCAGAGTTCCTTTCCAAGGCTACTGGAACTGCTGTCGACTGGGTTCAGATGATTGGGATGAAG CCTGGTCCGGATTCTATTGGAATCGTTGCTGTTTCCCGCAACTGTAGTGGGGTAGCAGCACGAGCCTGCGGTCTTGTGAGTCTAGAGCCCACAAAG GTCGCTGAAATTCTTAAAGATCGTCCATCATGGTTCCGTGATTGTCGTTGCCTTGATGTACTGAGTGCAATCCCTACAGGAAGTGGAGGGACAATAGAGCTCATATACATGCAG ACTTATGCGCCTACAACATTGGCTGCGGCACGTGACTTCTGGACGTTGAGATATACTACAAGTTTGGAAGATGGAAGTCTTGTG ATGTGCGAGAGATCATTGACGACTTCTACTGGTGGCCCAGCAGGGCCTCCGAATACAAGTTTTGTAAGAGCTGAAATGCTGCCTAGTGGCTATCTAATACGACCTTGTGAGGGCGGTGGCTCCATTATTCACATTGTTGATCATGTCGATTTGGAT GTTTGGAGTGTTCCTGAAGTTCTCAGGCCACTTTATGAATCATCAAAAATTCTTGCTCAGAAAATGACTATCGCT GCCTTGCGACACATACGACAGATTGCACAAGAGACTAGTGGGGAAATTCAATATGGTGGGGGCCGCCAGCCTGCCGTTTTAAGGACATTTAGTCAGAGACTTTGCAG GGGGTTCAATGATGCTGTTAATGGATTTGCGGATGATGGTTGGTCACTTATGAGTAGTGATGGCGTGGAAGATGTGACCATAATGATAAACTCATCTCCAAACAAGTTTCTAGGCTCCCAGTATGGCACATCAATGTTCTCAACTTTTGGAGGAGGGGTGCTGTGTGCCAAGGCATCAATGCTGCTGCAG AATGTTCCCCCTGCCTTGCTTGTTCGTTTTCTGAGGGAGCATCGTTCAGAATGGGCTGACTATGGTGTTGATGCCTACTCGGCTGCATGTCTTAAAGCTAGCCCTTATGCAGTTCCTTGTGCAAGACCTGGTGGTTTCCCTGGTAGCCAGGTCATCTTACCTCTCGCCCATACTGTGGAACATGAGGAG TTCTTGGAGGTAGTTCGGCTAGAGGGTCATGCATTCTCCCCCGAAGATGTGGCATTGGCGCGAGATATGTACTTATTACAG CTTTGCAGTGGAGTTGATGAGAATGCAATTGGTGCCTGTGCTCAGCTCGTCTTTGCACCTATTGATGAATCCTTTGCTGATGATGCTCCTTTGCTGCCATCTGGTTTTCGTGTGATACCTCTGGATCCTAAATCA GATGGGCCAGCTGCAACCCGGACATTGGATTTGGCCTCTACACTTGAAGTAGGAGCTGGTGGTGCCCGTCCAGATGGTGAAGCTGATCTAAACGGTTACAACCTTAGATCAGTCCTGACTATTGCTTTCCAATTTACTTTTGAGAACCACTTGCGGGATAATGTGGCTGCCATGGCTCGCCAGTATGTGCGTAGTGTTGTAGGGTCTGTTCAGAGGGTTGCCATGGCTATTTCCCCCTCCCGCCTTAGCTCCCATATGGGGCCCAAATCCCTTCCTGGTTCACCTGAGGCTCTTACTTTGGCACGCTGGATTTGTCGGAGCTACAG GATCCACACTGGGGGAGAGCTCTTTCGGGTTGACTCTCAAGCTGGCGATGCTATCTTAAAGCAACTCTGGCACCATTCTGATGCAATTCTATGCTGTTCGGTGAAAAcaaat GCATCTCCTGTGTTCACCTTTGCAAACCAGGCTGGACTTGACATGCTTGAAACAACTCTTGTGGCCCTTCAAGACATAATGCTTGACAAGATTCTTGATGAAGCCGGCCGGAAGATTCTCTGTTCTGAGTTCTCCAAGATCATGCAGCAG GGATTTGCATATCTACCAGCAGGAATATGCGTTTCCAGCATGGGCAGGCCGGTGTCTTATGAGCAGGCAGTCGCATGGAAAGTTCTCAACGACGATGATTCGAACCACTGCCTGGCCTTCATGTTTATAAACTGGTCTTTTGTGTGA
- the LOC133868923 gene encoding kxDL motif-containing protein LO9-177 translates to MEQTEKESIRAASGEVSREFKTLINAEDLDSLNQLQHLILGRLQDSNAVLSHFNEYSEHCFAEVSGDLSRNTRLLRSMKSDLDYIFQKLRSMKSRILATYPDAFPDGSTGEVLDRRPDLEIPH, encoded by the exons ATGGAGCAGACGGAGAAAGAGTCGATAAGAGCGGCTTCGGGGGAGGTTTCTCGTGAATTCAAAACCCTTATCAACGCTGAGGATTTGGACTCCCTCAACCAATTGCAGCACCTTAT ATTGGGAAGATTGCAGGACAGCAATGCAGTGCTGTCGCATTTCAATGAGTATTCAGAGCATTGCTTTGCTGAGGTTTCTGGGGACTTATCTAGAAATACACGTCTTTTGAGGTCTATGAAGTCAGATCTTGATTACATATTTCAGAAACTAAG AAGCATGAAATCGAGGATTTTGGCTACCTATCCAGATGCGTTTCCAGATGGTTCAACTGGAGAAGTACTTGACCGGAGACCAGACCTTGAAATTCCTCACTAA
- the LOC133868363 gene encoding homeobox-leucine zipper protein ATHB-14-like isoform X2, translated as MDTSKYVRYTPEQVEALERVYTECPKPSSLRRQQLIRECPILSNIEPKQIKVWFQNRRCREKQRKEASRLQTVNRKLTAMNKLLMEENDRLQKQVSHLVYENGYMKQQLHSASGTTTDNSCESVVMSGQPQQQQNPTPQHPQRDANNPAGLLAIAEEALAEFLSKATGTAVDWVQMIGMKPGPDSIGIVAVSRNCSGVAARACGLVSLEPTKVAEILKDRPSWFRDCRCLDVLSAIPTGSGGTIELIYMQTYAPTTLAAARDFWTLRYTTSLEDGSLVMCERSLTTSTGGPAGPPNTSFVRAEMLPSGYLIRPCEGGGSIIHIVDHVDLDVWSVPEVLRPLYESSKILAQKMTIAALRHIRQIAQETSGEIQYGGGRQPAVLRTFSQRLCRGFNDAVNGFADDGWSLMSSDGVEDVTIMINSSPNKFLGSQYGTSMFSTFGGGVLCAKASMLLQNVPPALLVRFLREHRSEWADYGVDAYSAACLKASPYAVPCARPGGFPGSQVILPLAHTVEHEEFLEVVRLEGHAFSPEDVALARDMYLLQLCSGVDENAIGACAQLVFAPIDESFADDAPLLPSGFRVIPLDPKSDGPAATRTLDLASTLEVGAGGARPDGEADLNGYNLRSVLTIAFQFTFENHLRDNVAAMARQYVRSVVGSVQRVAMAISPSRLSSHMGPKSLPGSPEALTLARWICRSYRIHTGGELFRVDSQAGDAILKQLWHHSDAILCCSVKTNASPVFTFANQAGLDMLETTLVALQDIMLDKILDEAGRKILCSEFSKIMQQGFAYLPAGICVSSMGRPVSYEQAVAWKVLNDDDSNHCLAFMFINWSFV; from the exons ATGGATACCAGCAAGTACGTGAGGTATACGCCAGAGCAGGTGGAGGCATTGGAGAGGGTGTACACAGAATGCCCAAAGCCTAGCTCTTTGCGAAGGCAACAGCTCATTAGGGAGTGTCCTATTCTTTCCAACATTGAGCCCAAACAGATCAAAGTCTGGTTTCAGAACCGCAG ATGCCGCGAAAAGCAGAGGAAGGAAGCATCTCGTCTCCAGACAGTGAATAGAAAGCTGACTGCCATGAACAAGCTGTTGATGGAAGAGAATGACCGCCTTCAGAAGCAGGTCTCGCATTTGGTTTATGAGAATGGATACATGAAACAGCAACTGCATAGT GCATCTGGAACGACCACAGACAACAGCTGTGAGTCTGTGGTCATGAGTGGTCAGCCCCAACAACAGCAAAACCCAACGCCTCAGCACCCCCAAAGGGATGCTAACAACCCAGCTGG TCTTCTCGCAATTGCTGAGGAGGCCCTGGCAGAGTTCCTTTCCAAGGCTACTGGAACTGCTGTCGACTGGGTTCAGATGATTGGGATGAAG CCTGGTCCGGATTCTATTGGAATCGTTGCTGTTTCCCGCAACTGTAGTGGGGTAGCAGCACGAGCCTGCGGTCTTGTGAGTCTAGAGCCCACAAAG GTCGCTGAAATTCTTAAAGATCGTCCATCATGGTTCCGTGATTGTCGTTGCCTTGATGTACTGAGTGCAATCCCTACAGGAAGTGGAGGGACAATAGAGCTCATATACATGCAG ACTTATGCGCCTACAACATTGGCTGCGGCACGTGACTTCTGGACGTTGAGATATACTACAAGTTTGGAAGATGGAAGTCTTGTG ATGTGCGAGAGATCATTGACGACTTCTACTGGTGGCCCAGCAGGGCCTCCGAATACAAGTTTTGTAAGAGCTGAAATGCTGCCTAGTGGCTATCTAATACGACCTTGTGAGGGCGGTGGCTCCATTATTCACATTGTTGATCATGTCGATTTGGAT GTTTGGAGTGTTCCTGAAGTTCTCAGGCCACTTTATGAATCATCAAAAATTCTTGCTCAGAAAATGACTATCGCT GCCTTGCGACACATACGACAGATTGCACAAGAGACTAGTGGGGAAATTCAATATGGTGGGGGCCGCCAGCCTGCCGTTTTAAGGACATTTAGTCAGAGACTTTGCAG GGGGTTCAATGATGCTGTTAATGGATTTGCGGATGATGGTTGGTCACTTATGAGTAGTGATGGCGTGGAAGATGTGACCATAATGATAAACTCATCTCCAAACAAGTTTCTAGGCTCCCAGTATGGCACATCAATGTTCTCAACTTTTGGAGGAGGGGTGCTGTGTGCCAAGGCATCAATGCTGCTGCAG AATGTTCCCCCTGCCTTGCTTGTTCGTTTTCTGAGGGAGCATCGTTCAGAATGGGCTGACTATGGTGTTGATGCCTACTCGGCTGCATGTCTTAAAGCTAGCCCTTATGCAGTTCCTTGTGCAAGACCTGGTGGTTTCCCTGGTAGCCAGGTCATCTTACCTCTCGCCCATACTGTGGAACATGAGGAG TTCTTGGAGGTAGTTCGGCTAGAGGGTCATGCATTCTCCCCCGAAGATGTGGCATTGGCGCGAGATATGTACTTATTACAG CTTTGCAGTGGAGTTGATGAGAATGCAATTGGTGCCTGTGCTCAGCTCGTCTTTGCACCTATTGATGAATCCTTTGCTGATGATGCTCCTTTGCTGCCATCTGGTTTTCGTGTGATACCTCTGGATCCTAAATCA GATGGGCCAGCTGCAACCCGGACATTGGATTTGGCCTCTACACTTGAAGTAGGAGCTGGTGGTGCCCGTCCAGATGGTGAAGCTGATCTAAACGGTTACAACCTTAGATCAGTCCTGACTATTGCTTTCCAATTTACTTTTGAGAACCACTTGCGGGATAATGTGGCTGCCATGGCTCGCCAGTATGTGCGTAGTGTTGTAGGGTCTGTTCAGAGGGTTGCCATGGCTATTTCCCCCTCCCGCCTTAGCTCCCATATGGGGCCCAAATCCCTTCCTGGTTCACCTGAGGCTCTTACTTTGGCACGCTGGATTTGTCGGAGCTACAG GATCCACACTGGGGGAGAGCTCTTTCGGGTTGACTCTCAAGCTGGCGATGCTATCTTAAAGCAACTCTGGCACCATTCTGATGCAATTCTATGCTGTTCGGTGAAAAcaaat GCATCTCCTGTGTTCACCTTTGCAAACCAGGCTGGACTTGACATGCTTGAAACAACTCTTGTGGCCCTTCAAGACATAATGCTTGACAAGATTCTTGATGAAGCCGGCCGGAAGATTCTCTGTTCTGAGTTCTCCAAGATCATGCAGCAG GGATTTGCATATCTACCAGCAGGAATATGCGTTTCCAGCATGGGCAGGCCGGTGTCTTATGAGCAGGCAGTCGCATGGAAAGTTCTCAACGACGATGATTCGAACCACTGCCTGGCCTTCATGTTTATAAACTGGTCTTTTGTGTGA
- the LOC133869474 gene encoding beta-amylase 7-like codes for MKEVGKAKASGGAQGMRRTESEREKTKMRERQRRAITTNIFHGLRKHGGYLLSPRADINEVLRELAKEAGWVVLPDGTTYRSSSSSSSPHGWGNGCCPVCGSWRASNNSATPSSTVVLGGGGGGGGEYCSTTASPVRDAMNNNNNNNGISSLYVPIGGVATSDVDGDIPLDQLCMYGGIPAYPEHLYAQEARASSQNTPEGSPLRGLVEN; via the exons atgaaggaaGTGGGAAAGGCAAAGGCGAGTGGCGGGGCGCAGGGGATGAGGAGGACGGAGAGCGAGAGGGAGAAGACGAAGATGAGGGAGAGGCAGAGGAGGGCCATCACCACCAACATCTTCCACGGCCTCAGAAAGCACGGCGGCTACCTTCTCTCTCCTCGCGCTGACATCAATGAGGTCCTCCGCGAGCTCGCCAAGGAGGCCGGCTGGGTCGTCCTCCCCGACGGCACCACCTAccgctcctcctcctcctcctcctcaccCCAT GGTTGGGGTAATGGTTGTTGTCCGGTTTGTGGGTCGTGGAGAGCGAGCAACAACAGCGCAACGCCGAGCAGCACGGTTGTGCTgggtggcggcggcggcggagGAGGAGAGTACTGCTCAACCACAGCGTCGCCTGTAAGGGACGCTatgaacaacaacaacaacaacaatggcATAAGCTCGCTTTACGTCCCTATTGGTGGCGTCGCTACCTCCGATGTCGACGGTGATATTCCTCTTGATCAGCTCTGCATGTACGGTGGGATTCCGGCGTACCCTGAGCATTTGTACGCGCAGGAAGCGAGGGCGTCCAGCCAGAACACGCCGGAAGGGTCTCCTCTGCGCGGGCTGGTTGAAAATTAA